A genomic region of Tamandua tetradactyla isolate mTamTet1 chromosome 2, mTamTet1.pri, whole genome shotgun sequence contains the following coding sequences:
- the STOM gene encoding stomatin, with protein sequence MAEKRQAADTQARRLPDSFKESPSTGLGLCGWILVVVSFFFTVITFPISVWMCIKIIKEYERAIIFRLGRILQGGAKGPGLFFILPCTDNFIKVDMRTISFDIPPQEILTKDSVTVSVDGVVYYRVQNATLAVANITNADSATRLLAQTTLRNVLGTKNLSQILSDREEIAHNMQCTLDDATDDWGIKVERVEIKDVKLPVQLQRAMAAEAEASREARAKVIAAEGEMNASRALKEASIVITESPAALQLRYLQTLTTIAAEKNSTIVFPLPIDMLQGIMAAKH encoded by the exons agagTCCCAGTACAGGCCTTGGGCTTTGTGGATGGATTTTGGTGGTGGTCTCGTTCTTCTTCACGGTTATAACTTTCCCCATATCAGTATGGATGTGCATAAAG atcATAAAAGAATATGAAAGAGCCATCATTTTTAGACTGGGTCGCATTTTACAAGGAGGAGCCAAAGGCCCTG gtttgttttttattctgcCATGCACTGACAACTTCATCAAAGTGGACATGAGAACTATTTCATTTGATATTCCTCCTCAGGAG ATCCTCACCAAGGACTCAGTGACAGTTAGTGTGGATGGGGTAGTCTATTACCGTGTACAGAATGCAACCCTGGCTGTGGCAAATATCACCAATGCTGACTCAGCAACTCGTCTTTTGGCTCAGACTACTCTGAGAAATGTTCTTGGCACCAAGAACCTTTCGCAGATTCTCTCTGACAGAGAAGAAATTGCACACAACATGCAG TGTACGCTTGATGATGCTACTGATGACTGGGGAATAAAAGTGGAGCGTGTTGAAATTAAGGATGTGAAACTACCTGTGCAGCTCCAGAGAGCTATGGCTGCAGAAGCAGAAGCATCCCGGGAGGCTCGAGCAAAG GTCATTGCCGCTGAGGGAGAAATGAATGCATCCAGGGCTCTGAAAGAAGCCTCCATAGTCATCACTGAATCTCCTGCGGCCCTTCAGCTCCGGTACCTTCAGACACTGACCACCATTGCTGCTGAGAAAAACTCAACGATTGTCTTCCCTCTGCCCATAGATATGTTGCAAGGCATCATGGCGGCAAAACACTGA